cgaaagaaaataaataaaggaaaaacAACCCAACTTTGTTTTCATCCTTGTATTCTGAAAACTGATGCCACGACACATCCAGCCGGGGCACATCAAAAGTTGACCAATTGTTCTACAGATGGCTAGgttgttgtatatatattttatttgactcCTGCCTCTAGTTGTATATGGAAGANATCACTCACAAGGCATTCACCCAAGAGCTAAATCCGCCCACTGCAAGAAGGAATAGCGTGAATGGCCTCTGACTATAAAAGAAACTTGGAATCAAAACCTGGAAACGTTCTCCTAAAGGGgtcgtacatatatatataacagtttTCTCTGAGACGGTATATAGAACAACTTTTCAACTTGTGGATTCACAAGTgggatatatgtatatatcctACTATAACTTACAACGAGGGTTGCAAGACACACCTTACAACCCTCACCACACGCTTTCCACGAGTACGCACACCTTGCCCGCTAGCGTGCTCCGCGCTAGCGTTGTAGGCACGATattgcatataatttatttatgtattaattttattattatttcttattatttaatttattaatttaatataaaggCCAGAGGGAGCGGTTATATTCCTTATCCGCGCGAAGAGGGGCTTTCCGCACTGGAACCTGTGTAGCTGTTTGGTAGATGCTGTTATACATAAGTTTCCagtttaaaaaattgatttcgTGATATTTTCTATTAAGTTTGCTTTCTTGGCCTTCAAGTTCTTTTTCGAGTTCTATTTAGATCATTATGGTTTCTAATTGCAATTATTGCTTTCTCTATCCATCCCTCCCTCCGTTTGCAATTTTCGGAAACTTCCGCTCCACCATGTTGCTGCTTCCTTCACTCACTTAGATGATTATTGGGGTTCTTAGCCAAAATTGTTGCCGGTAGTGCCATTGTCGCTAACTGCTATAGGAACTTTCCTTATTTTTCTTAATGTACTTCTTACACGTACTAGTATCCTTTTGTGTTGcgttttgaatttaattatgcTACAGTTGTGTTGAAAGTACATGCAATTTTTGTGGGTGAAATCTCTTATGTTAAATAAgcacagggaaaaaaaaaaaaagaatccaaGTATAGAATGCAATACAGATGTGTATGACTCTGTACAAATATTACCATCAGGTACTGAAATCGTTGCTTTAAATTGTTCAAAACTGGCTAACTGGACATTTTGTATATGTACTGAATTCTTCGGCAATGTCCTGTTATCCTGAACTCTACCCTTTTCTGCTTTCTTCAGTTGTCTCACCTCCTTTTGATATGTTCTTTTATATGACAAACTTGTCAGATTGAAAAAAATTGCAAGCTATTATAAatttttcagctaaattttgattatatatagagagagagagagagagagcagggctgctgtgctctcaggagcacagaggcctctgtgctcctgagccgttttcgatgatggagtttccaaatcgacgattagctccattaaacttgatctagcgtatttgaagtttctagaaaataatttttgccatttttcgatatcatttacctagtaatcgaaaggattcaaaatcaataatttttaacggctgaaaataaaaatcctataaaaaatggtgatatagcactaaaattttcgatcagaaatattgatcttgttgtagatagtaaaaaaaattttgtatcaaaatttcatctgatttgaatacttctacaccgttataCTTGAAAacagcagatatcaaccattaaaaattatggattttgaatcctttcgatcactagataaatgatatcgaaaaatcacaaaaattattttctacaaacttgaaatgcgctagatcaagtctaacagagccgatcgtcgattcgaaaattccatcatcgaaaacagttcaggagcacggaggcctccgtgctcctgagagcacagcagccctgctctctctctctctctctctctatatatatatcatatgagTCCGCGCTACTAATGCATTAATAGCACGGAAGACCTTGGTGCTACCAAACGTTTCCTGCCGTTGAATAACTAtttccctttgatcatttcaacCGTTgcatcatactattcaacaccACGGCCCACATCAAACCCTAAAGTGCCACATCAtccctaaccgcacatctcttaattccAAATGGCAAAACTTGGTACCACCAATGGACTattgctattaatagcacatagtcctttctatattatatattatattatatataatattatatatattatatatatatgatatatatatatatatattatatatatatatatatatagtatatataatatatatatatatatatatatattaagtatatatagtattttgatCTTCCTTCCTTTCTCAGCCTGTTTACTTTGTATTCGTTGGCATATTTTTCATTTCACGCTCGTTTGTCCATTTGAATCATGTATATTAATGTAATTTTAACTATATGCTCACTCACACTCTGATTTTAATCTTTGCTgatattttacttttactttatgaatagtttatatttataattttaaattaacagTATCTATTCGTCGCAAACGCCCGAGTTATATTACTGAGTAGCACTGATAATTTGGCGTAATGCCCTATAAGGCAGTCTTGCAATAGCTTCGTGAGTACGCTTAATACCAGCTGGGTGATTTGGCTGTAGGGCCTGCTTTACCTTAAAAGGGTCCACATCACCAATCTTAAAGCTCTCCATTTCTCGAATCACTGCGATCATAATTGTGATAATCCGAAGCAGCTCGAGCCCACTTTTTGGACGATTGATCTTTTAGCACCTCTGTAGAACTGATCTCTTGCTTGTATTCTTAATGTTCGGGACATATGAAAGTAGTGCTGTAGCGAGAATTCTCCATAAGTTAATTGTCAAAGGTCGTTTTGAGAAGTGGAATGAATTTTCGACTAGGTATTGTATTGCTGTATTCAGAGCGCCGCTTttatccaaaatacagagctacNAaacataagtatatatatatctaaagtTCGATTTACTGCATTTGTTCTGACTCGTTCATTTGAGGATGATTGGAAGAACTATACCTAAACTTGttccatttaatttaaatagttcCTTCGAAAATGCACTACCAAAGGTCGAGTCGTGATCGCATTCAAACGATGGGGGCCATATATATATGCCGCGGAGCATGAAGATGTGCTTAAAAAGTAATTGAGCCACAACTAGTGTTGCGTATGTATGTGATAAGGGCGTGGAGTTAGcatattttgataaataatcCACTAAAACAAGCAATGATTGGAATTGTGTGATCAGATCTGCGGCGGAATAGGAAAGGGCTGAAGAAGGCTTAATTTATGGTGTCATATGATCAGTTCTATTTCTTTGTCTAACATGCCATTGATCTAATTGTATCTTTGAAATGTTGCTTTATATTCTTCCTGTTGAAACACATTTATCGCGAGTCATAATAGAGTTGGTGGTGCGTTGGTGAAATTCCTGCATAATGATTGGAATGAGTTTGGCATCTTCTGGCAAATAAATTCTTTGCTTGAAAAACCGAACTCCATCTTTAATTAAGAAGTTAAGGGCTCATTATTTCACCATCCTTATAAAGCTTGGCAAACTGTTGCATTGGAGGTGACTTTCATAATATGGCTCAGATAAGGCAGCTAGCTCTCCTTTTTCATGTTGTCATGATGACACACATCTGGAAACAGCAGGTCTTCCATATTAAGATCTaccccatttgcatccctagtgaTAGACGCaacttcttttaaaaaaaatatcttaaaagcAAGAAAACAGATATAAAGATTGCAAGCAATCAAGCATTTCCTTCCTATACATCTCATGTACAAATTTGTATAAAATGCttaaaaaggaacaaaaatatatatatcgaggCCTAAGTTTTAGCCTTTTCCATTGCCAAACAAACATCGGTTATTGTGTAGACTACGAGTGCTTGGCGTACTCGGCCATCCATCCTGAAGCTCCATTGCTTAAAAGCTGTGTTTAACAAAGCAGAAGAAATTACAACAGTACCAAATGAGAACTTAGCTAAAAAAGTTAGCATTACAAAAAGATCCAGCCATGTGAAAATTGCTTATTAGCTAGTTAGCATCACAAAACGATCCAACCATGTGAAAGTTCTATTATTCTTGAAAGAATCTCAATATACTAGTACAATTGTCACGCCCCTAGcccgatccctttggccggttcgagagtgtcgaacagacgccgaacggacagagcctcccctgtccgcccaaggctcaacaacatgTACAGATAGGGTATAGaaattgcataagcggaagcatacacaaaggcttgcacgagggcaagcaatagtcaagagtgaaagtaaataactacactTAGGGAATCgattatatttttcatcatttcttttctttacatcacaggATCTCAAAATATCGTTTCTTGCTTGCATTTAAATATAAGGATCTTTTACATCATACATGTTTTTTCCTTTAACAACCAaatcatcaaagtacaaaagatgatataataaaaggggtatgcaactagaATAAAtaaacatctcgggcggtctctacctagggcgcgatgcccttaccgcgatcgtccgccggctcgctgggtcccggctctgtggaaataggggtgtgagaactacaagaaaattcccagtgggttcagcaaccaaccacgccgactatcccactaggtctaatcaggcataatagaataaaggaaagTAAGCAATCAACtagcaaatgcagctaatatgcctgaacaatataaaatgatatgcacaatgtaatgctcatgatgaatgcaaggtcatagtgccaatacccaatctcttcgctaacccgtaggtttcgccctcaacaaactcacaaactcaaaatcccaataatcggggagatactcgctacaacccgatgggaccgtcctctagggagatactcgctacaacctaatgatgtcgactccggagtacatcgcccgagggggagctaccacaacttcgagcaaggactaaaagtgagtacgatcaatcctacatttgaggatttctaagttcaatccattccttgacttTAAGGACACTACAACAAATAAGGTTTGTTCCAGCGGTTTTTTAGCCAGCAGTTAAGCTAACTGCTGCTAAAACTATATTATAccagcattttttattttttctgtaacATTTAGTAAACTGCTGGTATAGTTGttactaattttaaattatataaataatattggaCCGAATTTTATTAGCTTATTTATCAATTGGGCCAACACTTGGGCCAACACTGAGTTTGAAAAGCAATGGACCATCCCTGTAGTGAGCTTCGGGACGAGCTCTTTGGAGCCCTTATGCTCCGATCTCCGCGCCCCGCGACCGTAGGAGGAAGCGGAGGAGGCTGCCCATGGCGAGCTCTGACGATCGATCGGCGCTCGCCCAATCCCTCACCTCGGGCTACTCAGAGTGGATCGCCGAGGCCCTCGACGAGCTCCCGGAGTGCTTCCTGATCACCGATCCCGCGATCCCCGGCCACCCCATCGTCTTCGCGAGCCGAGGGTTCCTCGCCATGGAGCGGTACGCCATGGACGAGGTCTTCGGCCGCAACGGTCGCATCTTCCAGGTCTCCGCCATGGAGCGACGATCCGTGATGGAGATCCGCGAGGCGGTGCGGGAGGAGTGGACGGTCCAGATCAGCCTCCTCAACTACTGCAGGGACGGGGCCCTGCATTGGATCCTGTTCCACATGTGCCCTGTGTTCGAGGCGGCGGGGAGCGGGCGCGTGGTCCACTTTTTGGCGGCCCAGGTGCCGGTCCCTCCGCGGTCTAGGGCGAGGTCGAGGTCGAGGTGGTGTGGGGGAGCGACGGGGATGATGTTGAGAGCGTGTCGGAATGAGCTGCAAATGGATGAGGATCTCGGGTGTAGTCGTGCAGAGGAGTCGTTTGTCGATGAGGGTCTGGGGTGTAGTCATGCAGAGGAGTCGTTTGTCGAAATGCGTAGCGGAGGTTAGTCAACTTTCCCTGTCCCTTTCCTGCATTGGTTTAACTAGAAATACATATGAACTGTTTAGGAATAACAAACGTATTAATTCCACTAATTTCGAACAGGAATTGTGTCAATTTCCTGATTATTAGAGGGGTGGAGGCTGAAGAGCCACCGGTAGCCACTAATTGTGAGAaagagaaagcggtgaatgccGCGAATAGCATCGTATCCACATTGAATCGTTATAGCAAGATTACCGGTCGGGTGGTCTGCGGGAAGAGATGCTGTCCTGTTGGCGTTCCATTGCTCAGTTCGTCCTTAATTATCTCTCTCGGTAGAATCAAACAAAACTTTGTATTGTGAGTTATTTCAGATTCCCCTTTCTGTTGGCTAACTATAGTTTACATAGACATACTTGTCAAGGAAATATCTTCTTTAAGACCTATTGATATTTCaccaaacaaaagagaaaaaccttCTCGTTGTTTGTACGCTTTTTTGATATGATTATCTTTTCTGTTGCAAGATTGTGCTTTTTTGAAAGGTTATATCTATCTCTTTCATTGCAAAATTATCTGTGTAGCAAAAAGGCATATAGAATTTGTCAGATTGCATCGTAGAATTGTGTATCAAGTTGGTTTTATGCATTATCTCTCATTTTCACTTGCAGGAAGAATCACTAGCTTGTTTTGAGATCATGGgcatactaattttttttactcaatAATAGTAATCTGAAAGTCCAGTAGGATCTTGTTTCATTTATATTACTTCATTGAGCAAGTGGTTACAGGCATCATCTCCCAATTTCACTTGCAGAAAGAACTCCTAGCTTGTTAGTCTCTTATTGTTCAGGTCATGGgcataatttgtttttttacccAATAATAGTAATCTGAAAGTCCAGTTGGACCTTGTTTCATTGATACTATGTTGAGCAAGTTGGTTACATGCATCATCTCCCAATTTCGCATGCAGGAAGTAATCCTAGCTTGTTTGTCTCTTAATGCTTAGATCATGGCCatactttgttttgttttgttttttacccAGTAATAGTAATCTGATTGAAAGTCCAGCAGGATCTTGTAATTGCATGATGTATTGGTGGATTTGGGTATTTGAATTGGATCGctttaggattagggttttgtattTGTTGCGGGAAATCCATTTCCTTATTCAATTATCATCTTTCTATATCCCATCATTGTAGACTTAGGGTTTAAATTTCATTTATCAAGTACTTTATtgcgatttttatttttccagttATACGATAATTAGCATGTTTTTTATCAAGGTTTTAGAtatcttatttgatttgatcCTGTACGAATGCCCTGGGTACACCTATTCTAAAGCAGCagctgttttttcttttaatttatcttttccatTATTGCTGCTTAACATAGTACTTAGCAACTTTAGTAGATTCCCTTTATGTAATGCttattcaattgatttagatggCTCTGTGTTTGTTTCTAACTACAAATTCTATCTTGGCATTCCCTTTTTTATTGCTGGTACTTTGTATTATCTTCAGAAGATAAGTAGAGAGGCTCACTCAAGGAATGTGTATATATTTTAACACGGCACCGTTCCTAAGACTTATGGTGATGCATGggggtgcatttggttcgcgAATTGTAATCACAATGAGCCTGAATGGAACTGGAATGACTTCATCCCTGTGTGCATTTCCCTTGACAAGTGGAATTGCAAATGACGTTGAAACTTGAACTCTGATTTTCTTGAAGGATTGATAAGCTCGTTAATTGATTGGCTACAATATGTGATTTTATTATTGCCATGGGGGTCGTTGTGATCTAATGGTGTATTTTGGCCTCTTCTTTTTTGCaattagtagctttcctttgtTTAAATGCGTTTTTATTTGAAGGTTATTTCATAGAATATGCAGCTTTCTGACAACTTGATTTGGTGCACCTGAAATATTTGCTGTTCCTTTTGGCCTTAATTGGTTTATGACGTAGCATTCTTTCGCTTATTGTATATTATACACTATAAAGCTTGTTAATAATTTAGCTTCTCtataaaacttattaaatttcaCTGCAGACTTCATTGCTTGCCCTCGATGATTCCATTTTGGATGCCGATCAGGTAGAAaatcttattaaattttgtCCAACAAAGGAGGAAatggatctactcaaggtaaatATTCTCTGTTGTACCTAATATAGCTTTTTGAATATTGAGTTGGTCTGTTTCATCTCTAAAAttatgtacacacacacacacacacacacacacacacacacacacacacacacacacacacacacacacacacacacatattcgTTTCTTTGATTCATGGCAACAGAATGatagatttctttttctttgttgacTTTCTTAGCTTGACAGGTTTCTGTTGAAGTTTCAGGGGTATGATGGTGTCATGGTGATAAAGAAAACTTGGGGAAATGTGAGCAGGTTTGTTTCTGTTTTCTTATGCACTCCACTTTGTTTTTGCTGGTTAATTAAAATAGTACAAAACAAGAAAAGGATAAGCTGGCAAATCTTAAATGTCTTCCCACAATGTGTATTTCAGAGTTCTTTGGCGCGCAACCGCGCGCACACAGAAAAAAATGCACTAGTGTGTTACCTCACACTCGCTCAAACGCTCACAATTACTTGGTTCCTGGATTTTGATTTTGACGTCACATTTGCTTCCTGGAAAGCGAAAGGCCCTTTAATTtactagaaagagaaaaaaaagaaaagagaagcttCTTTTGTTGGAGTCGTGCTTGTAACTAGGGCTTCAAACACCGAAATTAGTACTTCTAGATTTGCTAATGATAGAACAGATATTTCCACTTCTATCTCCTGTTCGACTGTACACTCATACAAAAACTGAATCTATTAACTTCTCTGGCAATTTTGCCTTCAGCATCCCACAAAGCTGTTCCAAATAATTAGCCATAGAGAAATTTCATTCGACATGATAATTCCTGAAAACTTCAGAAAACTCCAAACTCGACTTTTCCTGATCTCTGATCATAATCCTTCTTGAACTCGATGATTCTTAAAATATCCAACTAAGTTGTATCTATTCATGCTGTTGAGATCTCAGTTAGCCTCTAGGCTCCGGTTACGGGTAGACCAATGGTAATATGGGAATGGTTCCTAGGTTTAGTGTTTGGAAAGTAAACAAAGCTTCATTGTATCTTCTCAATAAAACATTTTCAGATCATACCCCTGCCTATAGTTGTCTGCTAGTGCTCATGCGCTgatataaattttgtatgtaTAACATATAGAAAAAGTGATAATGTATGAAGTAGCTTATGATGTCCCTTTCTTAGAGTTGATGAAAGTACCAAGGGTGGAGTCCAAATTGAGAGTCTTATCCTTTATGATTCAATTCCGATCTCAGGTCAGATAAATCTTATTCACTCTTTTACTGTATTCTGCATGTTGTTTGTCCTGCTCTATCAATgtcaatttataaatttctcAGGTTGGTGAACTCAAAAATAGCTTGAATGCCATTAACTCTGCATCAGAAGAGGTACATCCAATCTTCTATTCATTAGTGCTTTCGCCATTCCCTTAAATATTATCACTTAATTTTGCGCCCCTCATGCCATCAGGTCAGAAGCTCTGTGAAGTTGAAAAGAATTATGCAGAccattctctctctaggaaatgCTTTAAACCAGGAAAAACTAGGGGTGAGTAAGAATGCCATGTACAATGGTTTACAAAAACAATGCAAAGAAagcatttaattaattacaaagaaGTTGGTAATTCTGCTGGTAAAGATATCCTAGTTTCGTTGTGTTGCTTTCCGAAGACATGCAAGTTGGCTTTTTCAATTCAATAAACGCATAGTCTTTCTATAACTATAGTACTTTTCTACAGCATACATCTATTAACATAAACGTGTGACACATTGATGGTATTTTTGCTTCCAAGTTCCAAACACAAGACAATTGATATATGGCAAATTTCAATTTGGAGAACTACATTGGAGCACAGGAGCTTTTGGATTTGCTTGGGTGAACTTGTTCATATTTCTAATAATCAGTTAGGTGTCTGGTATTGACATTCCTAGGTTGTCGAAGAAATGTACGTTGTAGGTTTTTGCTTATGTGTAAAACATTTAGtatgatatttaatatttatatacaagAAGCAAAGATTTTGATTACTTTTTAACTGTTAGTATATCCATTTATGGTCTCTTCTACCTGTCCTTTGGGTTAATCCCATTAAGTCATACAATATTTGAGCTCTGGTGCTTTCTTATCTTTCTTATATCATATTTCAGATGTATTTTCTTGTCCATATCTTGTGTGCACGTTTGAAATGTATGGACAGAGAAAACAGTAGTAGGCAATTTTCTTTCTAGCAACTTTGTATTGATTCTTA
This is a stretch of genomic DNA from Ananas comosus cultivar F153 unplaced genomic scaffold, ASM154086v1, whole genome shotgun sequence. It encodes these proteins:
- the LOC109704134 gene encoding formin-like protein 7; this encodes MKVPRVESKLRVLSFMIQFRSQVGELKNSLNAINSASEEVRSSVKLKRIMQTILSLGNALNQEKLGNDRCRSWVHHGSSFDFEAPF
- the LOC109704133 gene encoding protein TWIN LOV 1-like gives rise to the protein MASSDDRSALAQSLTSGYSEWIAEALDELPECFLITDPAIPGHPIVFASRGFLAMERYAMDEVFGRNGRIFQVSAMERRSVMEIREAVREEWTVQISLLNYCRDGALHWILFHMCPVFEAAGSGRVVHFLAAQVPVPPRSRARSRSRWCGGATGMMLRACRNELQMDEDLGCSRAEESFVDEGLGCSHAEESFVEMRSGGIVSIS